Part of the Companilactobacillus zhachilii genome is shown below.
TACAACAAGATAGTGGAAAAATAAACGGTAATGTTGAAATATCACATCAAGTTATTGAGATCCTCTTGGGAATTGCTACTAACCAAGTTGAAGGCGTTTATGAAATGCGTGGAACTATTTCAAGTCGAATAGATTCACTTTTTGGACGTATCAATCATGGTAAGGGTGTTGATGTTTCATTTGCTGATGATCAAATATCGGCTAATGTTTACGTATATCTAGAATATGGCGTATCGATCCCTAAGGTATCCTTGGAGATCCAAAAATCAGCCATTGAACAACTTGAATTCATGACCGATTTAGATTTGAGTGAAATTAATGTGCATGTTGTAGGCTTGATTGCTAAAAAAGAATCTGGCGAAATAGAACGTGTAACAACGGACAAAAAGGAATAAAACTAGTGATAAGTAGACATAAGATCAGAGAACTCGCAGTTCAATCACTATTTTCCATCGAAACGACCCAGGATACTCCAGACGAGGCTATCGCATCTACCATGCAATTATGTGATGTCAGTACTGAGGCTGTTCCGGATTATTTAACATTTTTAGTTGCTGGTGCAGTTGAACATCAAGATGAACTTGATGAAATGATTGCTAAGCATCTAAAGAACAAATGGACAGTTAAAAGACTGTCTAGAATTGATCGTGCAATTTTGCGCGTTGGTTTATTTGAAATGGAAAACAGTTTAGAAGTGCCAAAGAAAGTTGCAATTGACGAAGCAATCGAAATTGCCGGTGACTTTGGCGACAAGGACTCAAAGTCCTTCGTTAATGGTATTTTATCTAATTTTGTAGAAGGGTAAAGGCTGGTAATTTTACCAGCCTTTTTATGGTGATTAGTATGGAATTATTAGAAGGCAAAAAAGTAGCAGCAGCATTAGATGAAACAATGACACAACGTGTCGCAGAATTGAAGAAAAAAGGTGTCACACCTGGCTTAGCCGTTATCTTAGTCGGTGACAATAGCGCCAGTGCAGTGTACGTTCGTAACAAGAAACGTCGTGCTGAAAAACTAGGCATTAATTTCCAATTGATTCATTTTGAAGCAACTGTTTCCGAAGAAGAATTGTTGAACAAAATCGATGAATTAAATCACGATCAAGCAATTGATGGATTTATCGTACAACTACCAGTGCCAGATCATATTGATGAAGATAAGGTTATTGAAGCAATTGATCCTCATAAAGACGTTGATGGTTTTACACCAATTAGTGTTGGAAATCTCTGGATTGGAACACCACTAACCAAACCAGCCACTGCTTCAGGTATTTTAATGATGTTAGATCACTACAATGTTGACCTTGATGGTAAAAATGTTGTAATTGTTGGTCGTAGTAATATTGTTGGTAAACCAACTGCTGCTTTAATGTTAGATCGTAATGCCACTGTAACGATTACACATTCACATACTAAGAACTTAAAAGAAATTACAAGTAAGGCTGATGTGCTTGTTGTAGCCATTGGAAGAGCTAAATTCATTACATCGGAATACGTCAAAGATCAAGCTATCGTAGTTGATGTAGGGATGGACCGTGACGAGAATGGCAAACTTTGTGGTGACGTGGATTTTGATGATGTGAAGGACAAAGCCTCCATGATGACACCAGTACCTGGTGGTGTTGGTCCAATGACAATCACAGCACTAGTAGATCAAGTGATTGAATTAGCCGAAGGCAGGGCAAATGGATAATGAGCAATATTTAACAGTTACCGCTTTAAGCCAATATTTGAAGAGAAAATTTGACGTGGACCCTTATTTGGGCCACGTCTATTTGATGGGGGAGATCTCTAATTTTAGATTACGTCCCCATGCTCATCAATATTTCTCACTTAAAGATGATAAGGCTAAGATTTCAGCAATCATGTTTCGTGGTAACTTTGAAAAAATTAAATTTCAACCTGAAGAGGGTATGCAAGTTCTTGTTCAAGGTCGAGTCTCATTATATGAGCCAAGTGGTTCTTATCAAATTTATATTGATTCGATGGAGCCAGCCGGCTTAGGAGCACTCTATTTAGCCTTTGAACAATTGAAAAAGAAATTGGCGCAAGCAGGTGTCTTTGACTTACCAAAGAAGCCAATTCCCCAATTTCCTAAACGAATTGCTGTAGTAACTAGTCAATCTGGTGCAGTTATTCATGATATTATGACGACCGTTGCTCGAAGATATCCAATCGTACAACTTGTTTTGTATCCCGCTCAAGTGCAAGGTGATGAAGCTGCGGCGACAATTGTTCGTCAAATTAACCGGATCAATGAAGCTGGTAACTTTGATACGATGATCATTGGTCGTGGTGGTGGTTCGATTGAAGATCTTTGGCCTTTTAACGAGGAGAGTGTTGCTCAAGCGATTGTGGAAAGCAAAATTCCTGTTATTAGTTCAGTTGGGCATGAAACTGATACCACGATTGCTGATCTGGTTGCTGACTTGCGGGCCGCTACACCAACAGCTGCAGCAGAATTAGCAACCCCAGTTTTGAGTGACGTTTTGGAACACTTGCAAGACCTTCATACGAGACTTTACAGCGCTCAGAATAATTTGATAGGGAATTACAGCGACAAGGTCAAAAGTTTGTCTCAGAATGTCTTTTTGCAACATCCTGAGCGAATTTATGAAGTCTATCTACAAAAAGTTGATTATTTGCAAGATAAGTTGCGTCAAAATACTCAGAATATTTTGAGCAATTCCAAGAACACACTGATACAGGATGCCAATCGTTTAGTTCAAGCGTCACCGCGAGATCAAATTTATAGTTATGGCAATCAGGTTAACCGGAATTATCAAATTTTAATTAATAATGTTAATAAAATCATCAATAAAAACCGTAATATTTTTAACAGTCAAGTAGCAACACTAGATTCGTTAAGTCCTTTGAAGACGTTGAGTCGTGGTTATGCTATACCAACAGGGAAAAACGGCAAAGTTTTGCGTGATGTGACTGATTATCAAGTCGGAGATCCTGTCGATTTGAAAGTTAAAGATGGTAGCGTTAAGTTAATAACCAAAGAAGTAAGCGAGGATAATAATGGCTGAAAAGAAGACATTTGAAGAAAATTTAGCAGACTTAGAG
Proteins encoded:
- a CDS encoding Asp23/Gls24 family envelope stress response protein; this encodes MAEQKYVSLQQDSGKINGNVEISHQVIEILLGIATNQVEGVYEMRGTISSRIDSLFGRINHGKGVDVSFADDQISANVYVYLEYGVSIPKVSLEIQKSAIEQLEFMTDLDLSEINVHVVGLIAKKESGEIERVTTDKKE
- a CDS encoding bifunctional 5,10-methylenetetrahydrofolate dehydrogenase/5,10-methenyltetrahydrofolate cyclohydrolase, with the protein product MELLEGKKVAAALDETMTQRVAELKKKGVTPGLAVILVGDNSASAVYVRNKKRRAEKLGINFQLIHFEATVSEEELLNKIDELNHDQAIDGFIVQLPVPDHIDEDKVIEAIDPHKDVDGFTPISVGNLWIGTPLTKPATASGILMMLDHYNVDLDGKNVVIVGRSNIVGKPTAALMLDRNATVTITHSHTKNLKEITSKADVLVVAIGRAKFITSEYVKDQAIVVDVGMDRDENGKLCGDVDFDDVKDKASMMTPVPGGVGPMTITALVDQVIELAEGRANG
- the nusB gene encoding transcription antitermination factor NusB, yielding MISRHKIRELAVQSLFSIETTQDTPDEAIASTMQLCDVSTEAVPDYLTFLVAGAVEHQDELDEMIAKHLKNKWTVKRLSRIDRAILRVGLFEMENSLEVPKKVAIDEAIEIAGDFGDKDSKSFVNGILSNFVEG
- the xseA gene encoding exodeoxyribonuclease VII large subunit, with the translated sequence MDNEQYLTVTALSQYLKRKFDVDPYLGHVYLMGEISNFRLRPHAHQYFSLKDDKAKISAIMFRGNFEKIKFQPEEGMQVLVQGRVSLYEPSGSYQIYIDSMEPAGLGALYLAFEQLKKKLAQAGVFDLPKKPIPQFPKRIAVVTSQSGAVIHDIMTTVARRYPIVQLVLYPAQVQGDEAAATIVRQINRINEAGNFDTMIIGRGGGSIEDLWPFNEESVAQAIVESKIPVISSVGHETDTTIADLVADLRAATPTAAAELATPVLSDVLEHLQDLHTRLYSAQNNLIGNYSDKVKSLSQNVFLQHPERIYEVYLQKVDYLQDKLRQNTQNILSNSKNTLIQDANRLVQASPRDQIYSYGNQVNRNYQILINNVNKIINKNRNIFNSQVATLDSLSPLKTLSRGYAIPTGKNGKVLRDVTDYQVGDPVDLKVKDGSVKLITKEVSEDNNG